TGCAGGCAGATGCATGAAGAAACCTGTACACCTGAATCAACTGCACACCTTTGATTATGTTCTGTCAAAGGCTGCTAGAGGTTTGGCTGAGGGTGACGTTTTTCTCCAGCATTTGAGTGATTCCCTTTAGTAAAAGTCAAACACGACTGATACTTGAAAAAGCagaagtattttattatttctagtGTCCTCACTGTAATCATAACTGCAAAAAGAACTATTGTTTTAAGACTACAGTAAGCtgaacagtgattttttttcccagacaatAATATTACGTAAGTATAAAGCTGTTAAAGCCACTCGATTTTTTGACTGAGAACAACTTGGAAACACAGCCAAACAGCAGGCTGATTTCTTTATCTGAAGAAATTAAACTGCCTCAGCCTCATATGCTCCTGTGGCAATTACAATTTTCTCTTTAAGAACAGTGAAAAGAAGGGAGTTACCATGCTCTTATGGATAGTCATACACATGATCATATCTGTGTGTCCTCCATAGACTTGCAAGCGGTCATGTGacttgaaagaaacagaaacagacaTTTAATAGCACGACACTTTTTAAGAGCCATTTTTCACAGACATGTAAAGGATAATACTTCCAAGAGCAGTTTCCTTGGTAGCAACTAGACTGCTATGGTGGATTCCAAATTTTACAGCCACCTTGAAAGCCCAATTTTGCTTACATTGCTTATGGGAGTACTTTTGTCCAGCTAAGCACTTGTTTTCTCAGCAGACAAAGCTaacattttcccacttttctgaGCTGTCATTGTCTTGGAATAACCCCGGTTCTAAAAAAAATGGTTTAGGTTATATTCTTTAAAACCCATGTATTTTGATTGGTGAGACAACTATATACATATTGACTGACTGGAAAAATAAGGATGGGCTAGAGACCAGAAAGTACAAAGATGACTTCTAGTTGACTTTAAAATCATGAATTAACACATATTAGATAAAAGTCATTAGTAACCACCTCTTTTCCTACCTGTAGTTCATAAACACGAACAAATTTATCCAGACATGCTGTCACCATGACTTTCCCAAGAATGTTCACAACTGTTACTGCATGGTTATGGCCCTTATAGATCCGTACCAGCTCTCCAGTCTGcaccaagaaaaaacaaaggtaaatatgtgtttggtttgttttttcttaaacgAAAGAACAAAATGGTTTTACCTAACCCATATAGGGTAGCTAGCTTCAGTGCTCACTACTCAAAAATGGAAACACCCCTTATTACACTTCCATTCCCTGTGAAGGCACTTAAAGATTATGATCAAATACTACTTatccttttgttttcccatCCTAACACAGAGCCATTCCAGTACAATAGAAATTCATGGGTCTGTGTAAAgttctctttcttcccctcttctGCTTCTGAACACGAGCCACCAGGACCAGGGAAGTGATTCATCCCCTGTACTTGACACTGGTGAGACCACATCtgaagtgctgtgtccagttttgggcccctcagctcaggaaggacattgaggtgctggagtgagtccaaagaagggaaagaagctGGTGAAGTGTaatgagaagcagctgaaggagctggggttgtttaacctggagaggaggaggctcaggggggaccttatCACACTTTACAACTCCCTAAAAGGAGCATGTAGCCAGAGAGGGGTCAGCCCCTTCTCCCATGctaccagtgacaggacaagaagaaatggcctcaagctgcgCCAGGGGAGGTTGGATAccaggaagaaattattcacaGGAAGGGTGATTAGATTTTCAaatgggctgccctgggaggtgTTGGActcactgtccctggaagtgtttaggAAAAGACTGGACGCTGACAATTCCATGGTCTAGCTGATGTTGTGGTGTTTGGTCACAGGCTGCTCCCtgtgatctcagaggtcttttccaacctaattgattctTTCTATCATAAATTACATATTCCCACACATCCTGAAACTAGTACCATGCTATTAGCAGTATTAATGTAACCACAAGGATCAGTTAGCAAATCCAGCTAAATACACAGAAGTATACTCTTTTTATGTCAACTAAAATTTCCCTCTGATCAGTTTCTTAATCTAACTTATTGCATAACTACATGAATGCTTCTGCTAGGACAAAGGTGAACCATCTAGCTTGGAACACAGTATTCCTGAAGTTCTTCCAGTAAAATAGAAGCTTTTACCCCACCAGAATATCTCACATGGCTTTTCTCTGAACCTTTTCCAAATTATTAGCATGTTCATAGTTATATTTCCAAAAGCAAGATTCCCAGATAAAAAGGCATTGTCTATCATGTGACAAGAGTCAGCAGATTTATGTAGCCTCCTCATGCCTCCAGAGCTACCTACAGTGCATAGTCACATTCACAAAATCATGAGacttccttttctggaagcGATTTGCCTCACCAGTCAAATATTCTGGAAAAACTGACTTTATAGCAGAGAAATACAGTGCCTTAGCAGCAAAAGTCATTCCATTTTTCCGTATGAGACTTACATGGATGTTGTGGGCATGGACAGACTGATCACTGGAGCCACTGAATACCAGATCATTCacaaccttaaaaaaaataaaaatcaagactatgaaggaaaaaaatcagaaaaatcacGCAGAGTTCTTCACATAAGAGCTAGAAAATGTATTACAATGATTTTTGGCATTTGTCAACTGACATAAGAAACTGTTAACTTGCAGCCCAACAGGCTAACTCATCCTACCTATGGATTATTCTCATGGACAGCTCAGCAGCAAATCCGGGACCATGCAAACTGAATACAGaatgctgctctgcaggtgctCAGTAAACCCCAATGTTTCCTGCAAATTTCAGATATGCTGCATGCTTATATGGTGCTCATCTAAGAAAAATGATGCTCCTAACCCCTAACAAgtgacaagaggaaacagcctcaagctgcaccagagTAAGTTTAGAATGGGTATTAGGAAAATTTCCTTAACTGAAAGGATGATCAAGGCTGCCCAAGGAAGTGATGGAAATCACTATCCCTGAAGAGTTCAAAACACAGACATAGATGTGGCAGCTGGGAACATGAAATATGGCAAGGAAAAAGAGACAAATTTCCCTACCAAATTGCTCAGTTTTTGTAATTCAAAACAGAGAAATCCTCTTATTTCCTGTCACAATCTGCTCATCATTTTAAGCATTCTTTgtccaaaatgtattttcagagaCACTTGCCTTCATGCAGAGAATAGTCTTGCTGTGACCTTCCAGTGTTCTGAGAAGCAGCCCATTCCGCGCATCTCGCACGCTGATGGTGCAGTCATAGGAGCCCACTACCAGCAACTTGCGTGCTCCTTCCTGAGCTGTGGCTAAACAGCTCACTGCTCTAGGGCCATGGCATTCAAAGGTATCAACCTGTTTATTATTCTggtgggggaagaaagaaatggtATTTAAGATTTAAAATTTCGCTATGACACTGACTAGACCATTGAGTCCTTCTGGTGTTGTGCTTGTTACAGTATCTGACTTCAGTTTAATAACACAAAATAGCAGCAGTAAGAATTGCATCTTAACAATTAAGTTTCCAAATCAAATAAATAACTCCTTATATTATGTAGGCAAGGAGGAAATTTAAGGAATAACATAACAATACAGCACCTAAAAGAAAGGTAAACAAAAAAGACATGTAGATAAGACAGCTTCATGTACAGACAAAATAAACAACCGAAAGGGGCCAATAGTGACCATTTATACCAAAATACATTCATTtgttcattaaaaatacatttactaCTGTAGACAAAGAATGGaaagaaacacagaggaaagaaacacagaggaaagaaacagcATCCCAACAGGCTTTCAGGTGCCAATATTTAAACAAACTAACCTTTATGCTGAAAGTAACCACAGTGCCATTTGCAAGACCTGCATAAAGGATCCGCCATCTACTGTGTAAACAGAGCACCCGATCTTCCAATTTAAACTGTTCCATGCACTCTTTGGTCTAGCAATAGAAAGAAgcacttaaatattttcattaactgAAAAcaactcaagaaaaaaaaaactgtaaagaatgatgattttaatttttaaaccaacagaaatggagaaaaacattTGAGAATCTGGTGTCACGTGGCCGTGTGATCCTCATTTTAATCAGGACCAACTCTAAGGCTTGACTGTAGTTCAACAACTAGTCATAACCCCAAATACTTGGTTCTGGTCACAACCTTTCAACCTTTAATGTGCACAGAAATTTAGACTACTGactatatatatgtgtgtgtatatacacacacacacacacacacacacacacacatatgaaAATTATCTCTTAAAGGGTTGAGGATTCCCCATTGTTCCCCACAGGGAACTTAAGGGTTTAAAACCTCTGGCATTTTGCTCCCTGAAGCAGAAACTTGCTTTCTAGTCCTTCAAGTCACAGGTTGGGCaaatctttttattatttagcCTCAAATATCCAGCTTCAGGAAGCCTCAGTCTGCTCTTTCACATGCCTACAGCATAACAGATACCTGTTCTCTCTATGATTGCTCTAAAGATAGAGCAGAGAGCAGTGCCTTCCATAAGCAATGAAGTTAAAAATACAGGAAGACAAGTAAGATTCATAGCCAAACAGCTACCCTGCACTTTGGTGTTCCCAACATTTGGGGATTATGTCATGCTGTTCTGGCAAAAACTCTACTGACAAGCAAGTCAATAGATTAGAGTAGTAAATCAGTTaatggtttgtttggtttgaggattttttccccactctACTCTAAAGAGGTATGAAGTGGCTGGTGTTCGTGTCCAGATCATATGGGcttaaaaggcttttaaaatttgtatttgtaaaTAAGCACTTGCACAAAATGCAGCATCTGTAGATCAACACAGAGTTAGAGTACCTTGATATTGTAACAGTTGATAGTGTGGTCACTTGAACCAGTGTAGAGTGCAGCATTCTTCCCATTGGTCTGAGTGACCAGAAGGCAGTTCACTTTCGAAGTATGTCCTTCAAAGATGGCCACACACTTCCTGCTCTAAAAAGAACAGCATAGAGTCTGTCAGCATAAAGGCCCATAATACCTCTTGGGATATGCACCTAACAGAAGAGGGTAGGGCAGCTAAAAAAATCAGGATACATGTGGCAATTTATCTCCCTCTCATAGGGAGAAGGGGTTGGGGAGGTGAAGAGTGGTTTGAAGAAGAGAATAGTATAAAATTAATTAGGGGCTtgaaaaagcagctgcttccttTACTACACAGTAAGGCATTACAAAAGACAACTTTGTGACTGAAATAAATGTATCACCACTCCCACAACATTACTTACAACAAGATTGTAGGCACAAACTGTTTTGTCTGCTGAGCAGGTATACaacaaattcccaaaaatctgaATAGCATTCACTGCAGCCAAGTGTCCCTCAAAGGTTCCCTCAGTAGGTTCTTCATCCTCACCTGGCTCCGAAGACACTTCTATGGGACAGAGACATGTACTTTCAATTATGAGAACACAGTCAAGAAAGCACACTGCTGTGGTTTAACCAGCAGAACTATTTCCTGGACTCAGTGCCTTTAAGTTAAATTGTGGATTCCAGGAGGACTGTGAATATGACAGAGGGCAATATAAAGTGCTAAAAATACCTTCATATGACTAAGTCCAgaattatctttaaaattaaaatgagattGTAATATTGTTTGTCCTAGAGCTCTACAGAGACTGTGGAGCAATAGTATTCATGTGGGAGGGGCAGGGGGATGTGGAAGAGTCAAGACACAAAGCATGCAATGTAAGATGGTGTAAGTGAGTATATGTCACTTCCCACTTCAGTTTTGAGTGAACGCTTTTATCTTCAAGCCTATGGAAGTAGGCTGATCAAAATTTAACTCGAAGTCCTTCAAGATACTACAGACAAAACATCAGAATGAAAGCTTAAAAGATATACCTGAGGAGTTCTTTGATCCTTTTAGGGATGATGTGAACGATTGTGTCTCAGCCACACTGcaagacaaaaagaaacagtaGTAAGACTGGACTTCGCATGTTCATTTCCAGACAGAATACTGGGGTAATACTCCAAAACACAAGACTCTACGCTTCGTAGAAAATATGCTGTGACAAGTAAGCTCAAAACAAACTGGGCAGCCCTGTTCTTGTATTAAGAGAAATTAGTAGGTAACAAGACACATTCACTTGTTGACCAAAAAAGCCAagtcagtttttattttcccttttatttcacTCCTGAAGCCACTGATGTAACActttctgaatgaaaaaaaaaaaaaaaaaagaaatgaaaaaaagtaaaagagggGCCTCTTATGAATACTAtgtaatattaataatttcacTTCTCAGAGTGAAATAATTTCACAATCCACAATAAACTCACCTTATTTTCCCATCATTTGTATAATTTGTGCCAATCTCACTGGTGGAGCTCACTTCATCATAACCAGAGCAAGATGCCTCTAGGACTGCTTGATCCACAGAGTTGCATGAATCCCTCTTTGATGGACTGTCTGGTTTCTCATCTCCTGACTCTGATGAACCAACATCAACCACCTCACACTGAGGTGCTGAAACTTCCACTAGTTCCAGAGAAGCATCACTATCATTCCCATTTTTGTTCCTTGCTGCTTGAGCAGTAACTCCACCCTCTTCTCTTGGTGGAGTAGATGTAGTAACTTTTTCTCCTTTAGGAACCTTTCCACCCTTGACTTTCCGGACAGGCTTGAAGTCAATCATATCCTGCTCTGTATCGCTGTTGTCTGGCACATGGGCTGCCCTCAgagttttcttcttcctcaaccttctcctccttctatTCCCTTTCTCTGCTGGGACTGCAGCCGCTGTTAAGTGTTGCTCAGATGGTTCTGTTGACAATATGGGGGTTTTATCCACTGGCATTTCTAGAAGGACCGGATGCTTTGAAAGAGAAGTGCTACTCTGATCCAGTAAAAATCTTTCAGCAACGGTATCATTTACTTCTCTCTTGCTGAAAACAGACACTGAATGAGGAGAAGAGTTCTCAGGAAGTCCAGACTGTCCCATGTCTGCAGCAGGCTTGTGGACATCTTGATTAGTGTGTTGGAAACAAGTTGCCAGCCCTGCTAGGGATATGGTCGCAGTGATAATTGGATACACTGAAGTTTTCTGGTTGGTCTCTTCTAAAGAAAACAGCCTAGTATTACATTCAATCTGTACAGCAGTAATTATTTATGCAAAGTGTCCCTCCCTGTATTTTCTGTTGACACTTAATTGTGTAAAGTACATATTCCTACATGTTGAAAACTATGTGCACACGTAGATCTGCTATTTCAGTCAGCTGTGCAGCCTTTATAAAACATAACTGGGGAATAAAATGTTTATCCATGTacatagaaataaaagaatggGGCACATCATTTAAGCTGCTGGCTGGCTATACGCTTTTAAAGTTCTGACAATCTTTGGTGAATCCTACATTGTTGACTTAAGATACCACCCCTTTCAGTGTGCTCCCTTACCAGCTGTCATGACTGCTGTAGAAATTACATTAAACAATGCACTGTACAGCTTGAAAATCTTGGGCTTAACCCATCTGAATTCTTACAGCTATTATAACAGTTATTTCTACCAAGTTACTTGGACCTTACTCAAAGTGGCAGTTATGCCACTCTGCAGCACTGTACCTTATCCTGGGAATAGCAGCACTGTAAGCCATGAGGGTAGGCTTTATTTAGTTAGTTCCGTTAGCTCATCTGTGGTGGACTATGCAATGGGATCAACACACTCTCCTTGCCATTTAATTGTGACTGAATTAATATAAACAAAATGATCCAACCTCTCAGCTGAGATAGATTAAGGGCAGCATCTCACAGCTGTTCCCACTCCCTAAAATTCCCCAGTTACACGTCCAATAAGTACAATCCAGGACAGGGTGTTTCAAGGTCACTGCATTTCTGGGGCAGGATCACACAACGCAAATGGGAAGTTGGCAGTATCTGAAACACTTCCCTCCTCCAACCTCTCAGAAGCCAGCAAGTTACACTAATGCTTGGCCAAAAGCACATTAAACATCACAGGACAAATCTGATGCTTTGGAATTACGTGTTTAGAAACAGCTAAAATGAGAACGTATCTTGCCCACACCTTCCTCAGATGGGGAATTCCAAGATAAAACTAGAACTTGCTGACAGCATAGGATATGTTGCATTTAAAGTGAATTAACTGAAATAAGCTTTTCCCTGGACATGTAACTGTCATGCACAACTGCAAAACCTGCTAGAAAAACCTCTGTTTGGAAGAGATGAATAATTAGATGAAGTTGGAACAAGTTACTGTGTTGAATTATACTGGGAAGAAAGCACACAAAACTTTAAATTCTGAATATGCCTGTAATATCATATGCTACTCATTTCCCactggaaaggggaaagaagtaAGTTGGTCACTTTATAACAGGAAAATAATAGCAACCAGCCACTTAAACTGAAATTTCTAAACACCAAAATTATTAATTCTCAGCACTTGGAGTGCTGTGGGTAttagaaaaagaagcagaaatcaCCATAGCAATGTAAGATGACAGAATCAATCAGTTCCACAGGTGGGACACACTGCTGTCATTTAGGGGAAATCAAATGCAATCAGCTCCCTCAAAGCAAGGCTGAGCTAACCTCAATGGGAAGCTGACAAGGTAAACATTCAATCCCAAAAAGTAAACAGTCTGCCCCACAGTGAATTCCTCTTCCTCAAATTACAGAATTTACCTGAAGGTAAATGcttattttcccccaaattacTCAATTTATCTCAAGGCAAACTCATTTTAAATGTAGAACATAGAAGTTCATCAATACAAAAACTACGGTAACTTAACAAATGAACATAAAAAATTATTGCTTTTAGTACATCAAAACTAAGTTTGtaggaaatggaaaaacaatGCGATTAAAACCTTTCAAAAGTAAGTATTTAAGTAATAAATGTAGCTACACACTGAAGGTTcatcttcagaagaaaaaaaaacccaaaaacctctTCAACTTCTCTCTTGTGAAGTTTTGAGATTCTGCAAGCAAGACACTTCATGCCACTGCAGCTAGTGAACACTTAAATCTCTCCTTAGAGTTGGAAAACTGAGAATAAAAATGACACcgatacaaataaaaataaaaattccactGATGTTTAGGCACAACAGTATGGCATATGccaataaaaacagaaaagcaaagggaagCTGGTGGCTTCCTAAAAGTTGAGTCTTAACAatgcaagcaaacaaaaaagctgaTTCTTCCTCTGCCCCAAGTTCACTCTAGCGAATACCCCTAGAGCCTCACATTCCTTGTCAAATCCTCCAAAAAGAGATGAAGCAAAACCcagaataaatgtatttttgtacATTAATGTACTCTAACAGAATGGAATACAGGCAATGCAATgttgactaaaaaaaaaaaaaaggcacaaaaaccACTACTTATAGGCCATTCTACAGCTGAAGCAAActaaaaaccaataaaaaaagcaaattctttTAGTTTAAGAGGTCTAAACTTCAATTCAGCCAACATTCACCTTTtgcttgaggaaaaaaaatgcttagaaaGGTAGAGCATGACTTTTCCCAATAGTATTTTGTACCTCAGttggagggggaaaaattgTGTTGGCTATCTTTAAAAAGGATTAatctttcaaatgttttttctcAAATTATCTAAGGTGTCTGTTATGGCAGACAACTGTCATTAGAGTCACTCTGCTTGACTTCACAGGCCCTTAAGAAAGCATGGCATGAGGTTTTAATCTTCAATCTTTACCTTCAGTCACAGTAGCAAGTTGCAGAGGAAACTACCAATAGCATTTAATCCTTTGACCACAGGCTGAAGTGCACAAGTTTTATGGGGTTTAAACTGTCTAAATAAAGAGTTGGCTATTTCAGCTGTAGTCATAAGACCTCATTTTGCTGAGGCAGGAGCTCTGCCCTTAGCAGTTCAATTAATTCAGCAGTTTCTCCTTCAGATAAAAGTAAACCCCTATCTTCAATGCTTGCCCTCCCATTCCCCTCACATGTGTGAGCAGTGCCTAACAGTCAATTAGCAGAAGATGGATTGTTACTTCTAATATTACAAGTCATACTCTTTGTGCTTATCCAGCAGAGCCCAAGAAGAACACAGAATAATCTTGATGTAGCTGgtcataattttttaaaaaatattttcaggcacatctttttcctttgtgggCAGACTTTTTACTACCAGTCCTCATTTAATGATGCAGACTAGAAGACAAAAATTATAGAGGATTCTCAGGTTTGTTGGTTTGtgtcagttttggggtttttttttagttaactAAATTATTCTAGGAAGATGTAACCTTCAAATTCATGTTTGTtctattttcaaagcaaaaccagGAAGTTCTACCCAATTTAATGAGAGTTCAACCCTGCCTGACACACCGCAGGTTGAGACACAATTTACAttctttttgggaaaaaaataatttccttattttcttaaaGCGAAACTAGAAATACCTTCATTCTGTTCCACCTCTTCTGTTTGTGGAGCACATGGAGAGCTCTGGAGCACAGAATCCACATTTAGTTCTGTGCTTTTTGGAGACACAGGTTCTCGTTTAACTTGCACTGAGGAGTCAGGAGTATCAGAAGATGTACTGCCAGAAGACTGGAATGGCGAGGCCATGGTTATGGGAACAGAAGCTACTTGTGGAAGTACAGAGGAAGACAAAGTGTCCAAAAGGGGCAGGAGAGAGCCTGAAGGAATTGAGTCAGCTGCCATTTGAGATTTGCTGTTTTGTCTCTCAGATAGGGCACTGCAGGAAAGTTGCTCTGAGAGTTCAGAAGGTTCATATGTTTCTAATGGCAAAAGAAGAGATacattaaacaaacaaacaaataaataacagaacaacaatatttatattttacaatAAAATTTAGTGATGCCAGGAGCTCATTTCTTGTGGACAAAGAgttgaggaaaagaaaaatttg
This genomic stretch from Cinclus cinclus chromosome 6, bCinCin1.1, whole genome shotgun sequence harbors:
- the ZNF106 gene encoding zinc finger protein 106 isoform X5, which translates into the protein MVQQRKCALCHIVYNSKKEMEEHMRSMLHHRELENLKGRFGIEMVPLVQNEQELGEESDPSTLEGFQWEGISLAVSGSARKRSFSESSVIADRNPSAYSFFSEQAKIKESGQRQVIAASHSHHMPSGYEASTDIEAGQKEETPPLALLPFMSERTEASRRSHSLQATSEITGLIEQDQESPEKKTPLLEKQNVLEISEENHPTSNNTSFLAVSNNIDAATDSSCTSGTEQNDSQGIGKKRRATGEGSSPEIPSLERKNKRRKIKGKKETYEPSELSEQLSCSALSERQNSKSQMAADSIPSGSLLPLLDTLSSSVLPQVASVPITMASPFQSSGSTSSDTPDSSVQVKREPVSPKSTELNVDSVLQSSPCAPQTEEVEQNEGISKMPVDKTPILSTEPSEQHLTAAAVPAEKGNRRRRRLRKKKTLRAAHVPDNSDTEQDMIDFKPVRKVKGGKVPKGEKVTTSTPPREEGGVTAQAARNKNGNDSDASLELVEVSAPQCEVVDVGSSESGDEKPDSPSKRDSCNSVDQAVLEASCSGYDEVSSTSEIGTNYTNDGKISVAETQSFTSSLKGSKNSSEVSSEPGEDEEPTEGTFEGHLAAVNAIQIFGNLLYTCSADKTVCAYNLVSRKCVAIFEGHTSKVNCLLVTQTNGKNAALYTGSSDHTINCYNIKTKECMEQFKLEDRVLCLHSRWRILYAGLANGTVVTFSIKNNKQVDTFECHGPRAVSCLATAQEGARKLLVVGSYDCTISVRDARNGLLLRTLEGHSKTILCMKVVNDLVFSGSSDQSVHAHNIHTGELVRIYKGHNHAVTVVNILGKVMVTACLDKFVRVYELQSHDRLQVYGGHTDMIMCMTIHKSMIYTGCYDGSVRAVRLNLMQNYRCWWHGCSLIFGVVDHLKQHLLTDHTNPNFQTLKCRWKNCDAFFTSRKGSKQDAVGHIEKHAEDDSRIDS
- the ZNF106 gene encoding zinc finger protein 106 isoform X2, with protein sequence MVQQRKCALCHIVYNSKKEMEEHMRSMLHHRELENLKGRFGIEMVPLVQNEQELGEESDPSTLEGFQWEGISLAVSGSARKRSFSESSVIADRNPSAYSFFSEQAKIKESGQRQVIAASHSHHMPSGYEASTDIEAGQKEETPPLALLPFMSERTEASRRSHSLQATSEITGLIEQDQESPEKKTPLLEKQNVLEISEENHPTSNNTSFLAVSNNIDAATDSSCTSGTEQNDSQGIGKKRRATGEGSSPEIPSLERKNKRRKIKGKKERSQVDQLLAISLREEELSKSLQSVDSSLLQARAALQAAYVEVQRFLVLKQQITMEMSTLRSQRIQILQGLQETYEPSELSEQLSCSALSERQNSKSQMAADSIPSGSLLPLLDTLSSSVLPQVASVPITMASPFQSSGSTSSDTPDSSVQVKREPVSPKSTELNVDSVLQSSPCAPQTEEVEQNEETNQKTSVYPIITATISLAGLATCFQHTNQDVHKPAADMGQSGLPENSSPHSVSVFSKREVNDTVAERFLLDQSSTSLSKHPVLLEMPVDKTPILSTEPSEQHLTAAAVPAEKGNRRRRRLRKKKTLRAAHVPDNSDTEQDMIDFKPVRKVKGGKVPKGEKVTTSTPPREEGGVTAQAARNKNGNDSDASLELVEVSAPQCEVVDVGSSESGDEKPDSPSKRDSCNSVDQAVLEASCSGYDEVSSTSEIGTNYTNDGKISVAETQSFTSSLKGSKNSSEVSSEPGEDEEPTEGTFEGHLAAVNAIQIFGNLLYTCSADKTVCAYNLVSRKCVAIFEGHTSKVNCLLVTQTNGKNAALYTGSSDHTINCYNIKTKECMEQFKLEDRVLCLHSRWRILYAGLANGTVVTFSIKNNKQVDTFECHGPRAVSCLATAQEGARKLLVVGSYDCTISVRDARNGLLLRTLEGHSKTILCMKVVNDLVFSGSSDQSVHAHNIHTGELVRIYKGHNHAVTVVNILGKVMVTACLDKFVRVYELQSHDRLQVYGGHTDMIMCMTIHKSMIYTGCYDGSVRAVRLNLMQNYRCWWHGCSLIFGVVDHLKQHLLTDHTNPNFQTLKCRWKNCDAFFTSRKGSKQDAVGHIEKHAEDDSRIDS
- the ZNF106 gene encoding zinc finger protein 106 isoform X3, whose translation is MVQQRKCALCHIVYNSKKEMEEHMRSMLHHRELENLKGRFGIEMVPLVQNEQELGEESDPSTLEGFQWEGISLAVSGSARKRSFSESSVIADRNPSAYSFFSEQAKIKESGQRQVIAASHSHHMPSGYEASTDIEAGQKEETPPLALLPFMSERTEASRRSHSLQATSEITGLIEQDQESPEKKTPLLEKQNVLEISEENHPTSNNTSFLAVSNNIDAATDSSCTSGTEQNDSQGIGKKRRATGEGSSPEIPSLERKNKRRKIKGKKERSQVDQLLAISLREEELSKSLQSVDSSLLQARAALQAAYVEVQRFLVLKQQITMEMSTLRSQRIQILQGLQETYEPSELSEQLSCSALSERQNSKSQMAADSIPSGSLLPLLDTLSSSVLPQVASVPITMASPFQSSGSTSSDTPDSSVQVKREPVSPKSTELNVDSVLQSSPCAPQTEEVEQNEGISKMPVDKTPILSTEPSEQHLTAAAVPAEKGNRRRRRLRKKKTLRAAHVPDNSDTEQDMIDFKPVRKVKGGKVPKGEKVTTSTPPREEGGVTAQAARNKNGNDSDASLELVEVSAPQCEVVDVGSSESGDEKPDSPSKRDSCNSVDQAVLEASCSGYDEVSSTSEIGTNYTNDGKISVAETQSFTSSLKGSKNSSEVSSEPGEDEEPTEGTFEGHLAAVNAIQIFGNLLYTCSADKTVCAYNLVSRKCVAIFEGHTSKVNCLLVTQTNGKNAALYTGSSDHTINCYNIKTKECMEQFKLEDRVLCLHSRWRILYAGLANGTVVTFSIKNNKQVDTFECHGPRAVSCLATAQEGARKLLVVGSYDCTISVRDARNGLLLRTLEGHSKTILCMKVVNDLVFSGSSDQSVHAHNIHTGELVRIYKGHNHAVTVVNILGKVMVTACLDKFVRVYELQSHDRLQVYGGHTDMIMCMTIHKSMIYTGCYDGSVRAVRLNLMQNYRCWWHGCSLIFGVVDHLKQHLLTDHTNPNFQTLKCRWKNCDAFFTSRKGSKQDAVGHIEKHAEDDSRIDS
- the ZNF106 gene encoding zinc finger protein 106 isoform X1, translated to MVQQRKCALCHIVYNSKKEMEEHMRSMLHHRELENLKGRDSNHECRVCRVTVVGLSAYAKHISSQLHKETVDAHDRKQEEKEEAEEEYLDKELIQLIKQKKERNWFGIEMVPLVQNEQELGEESDPSTLEGFQWEGISLAVSGSARKRSFSESSVIADRNPSAYSFFSEQAKIKESGQRQVIAASHSHHMPSGYEASTDIEAGQKEETPPLALLPFMSERTEASRRSHSLQATSEITGLIEQDQESPEKKTPLLEKQNVLEISEENHPTSNNTSFLAVSNNIDAATDSSCTSGTEQNDSQGIGKKRRATGEGSSPEIPSLERKNKRRKIKGKKERSQVDQLLAISLREEELSKSLQSVDSSLLQARAALQAAYVEVQRFLVLKQQITMEMSTLRSQRIQILQGLQETYEPSELSEQLSCSALSERQNSKSQMAADSIPSGSLLPLLDTLSSSVLPQVASVPITMASPFQSSGSTSSDTPDSSVQVKREPVSPKSTELNVDSVLQSSPCAPQTEEVEQNEETNQKTSVYPIITATISLAGLATCFQHTNQDVHKPAADMGQSGLPENSSPHSVSVFSKREVNDTVAERFLLDQSSTSLSKHPVLLEMPVDKTPILSTEPSEQHLTAAAVPAEKGNRRRRRLRKKKTLRAAHVPDNSDTEQDMIDFKPVRKVKGGKVPKGEKVTTSTPPREEGGVTAQAARNKNGNDSDASLELVEVSAPQCEVVDVGSSESGDEKPDSPSKRDSCNSVDQAVLEASCSGYDEVSSTSEIGTNYTNDGKISVAETQSFTSSLKGSKNSSEVSSEPGEDEEPTEGTFEGHLAAVNAIQIFGNLLYTCSADKTVCAYNLVSRKCVAIFEGHTSKVNCLLVTQTNGKNAALYTGSSDHTINCYNIKTKECMEQFKLEDRVLCLHSRWRILYAGLANGTVVTFSIKNNKQVDTFECHGPRAVSCLATAQEGARKLLVVGSYDCTISVRDARNGLLLRTLEGHSKTILCMKVVNDLVFSGSSDQSVHAHNIHTGELVRIYKGHNHAVTVVNILGKVMVTACLDKFVRVYELQSHDRLQVYGGHTDMIMCMTIHKSMIYTGCYDGSVRAVRLNLMQNYRCWWHGCSLIFGVVDHLKQHLLTDHTNPNFQTLKCRWKNCDAFFTSRKGSKQDAVGHIEKHAEDDSRIDS